A region from the Lolium perenne isolate Kyuss_39 chromosome 4, Kyuss_2.0, whole genome shotgun sequence genome encodes:
- the LOC127319703 gene encoding probable xylan O-acetyltransferase 11: MVKLLAVLALVATAASPLVLRAAAQGEGLLPFAVGAAPAGCDVGVGEWVYDEAARPMYEEEACPYIQPHLTCQAHGRPDKSYQHWRWQPRGCDLPSFNATVMLEMLRGKRMLFVGDSLNREQYVSLLCLLHRAVPEGARSFETVDALSIFRAKNYDATIEFYWAPLLAESNSDDGAEHALDDRVIRGAPMDRHSRFWKGADVLVFNSYLWWITSSKIQILRGADNDLSKAMVEMEAEDAYRLVLHQVVRWLDANMDPTKSRVFFVTASPTHTNSQLWGEEMEGGNCYGQKEPITDASYRGSTSRAMQRVTGEVLGAASARVPVGVVNVTQMSEYRRDAHTQVYRELWAPPTPEQLADPRSYADCTHWCLPGVPDAWNELLYWKLFFPAAGDQAL; this comes from the exons ATGGTGAAGCTCCTCGCCGTTCTCGCCCTCGTCGCCACCGCCGCGTCGCCGTTagtcctccgcgccgccgcccag GGCGAGGGGCTGCTGCCGTTCGCGGTGGGGGCGGCGCCGGCGGGGTGCGACGTCGGGGTCGGGGAGTGGGTGTACGACGAGGCGGCGCGGCCGATGTACGAGGAGGAGGCGTGCCCCTACATCCAGCCGCACCTCACCTGCCAGGCGCACGGCCGGCCCGACAAGTCCTACCAGCACTGGCGCTGGCAGCCCCGCGGCTGCGACCTCCCCAG CTTCAACGCGACGGTGATGCTTGAGATGCTGCGCGGGAAGCGGATGCTGTTCGTGGGCGACTCGCTGAACCGGGAGCAGTACGTGTCCCTGCTCTGCCTGCTCCACCGCGCCGTGCCCGAGGGCGCCCGGTCCTTCGAGACCGTCGACGCGCTCAGCATCTTCAGGGCCAAGAACTACGACGCCACCATCGAGTTCTACTGGGCACCGCTCCTCGCCGAGTCCAACTCCGACGACGGCGCCGAGCACGCCCTCGACGACCGCGTCATCCGCGGCGCGCCCATGGACAGGCATTCGCGGTTCTGGAAGGGCGCTGACGTCCTCGTCTTCAACTCTTACCTCTGGTGGATCACTAGCTCCAAGATCCAGATCCT GAGAGGCGCCGACAACGACCTGAGCAAGGCCATGGTGGAGATGGAGGCGGAGGACGCATACAGGCTGGTGCTGCACCAGGTGGTCAGGTGGCTGGACGCCAACATGGACCCGACGAAATCTAGGGTCTTCTTCGTCACGGCGTCGCCGACGCACACCAACAGCCAGCTGTGGGGCGAGGAGATGGAGGGCGGCAACTGCTACGGCCAGAAGGAGCCGATCACCGACGCGTCGTACCGCGGGAGCACGAGCAGGGCGATGCAGCGGGTCACCGGCGAGGTGCTAGGCGCGGCGTCGGCGAGGGTGCCGGTCGGCGTGGTGAACGTGACGCAGATGTCCGAGTACCGCCGGGACGCTCACACGCAGGTGTACAGGGAGTTGTGGGCGCCGCCCACGCCGGAGCAGCTCGCCGACCCCAGGAGCTACGCCGACTGCACCCACTGGTGCCTCCCCGGCGTGCCCGACGCCTGGAACGAGCTGCTCTACTGGAAGCTCTTCTTCCCGGCCGCCGGCGACCAGGCGCTCTGA